The following proteins are co-located in the Micromonospora viridifaciens genome:
- a CDS encoding ATP-binding protein has translation MTDDLLDGPGDGVGRVLGTADATPLTFWTAVSPGSYLQLDDVVVTRRELPDREPVTIAGVVTQVRARHEGAQFDSDVFAIADGTLPAQVQEAAEVTTTRVDPELYVPPTPGAVVHRAEGDARARALHFDRMERRIPMGMGRDGVPVYLNADFLDGTRGAHVSISGISGVATKTSFATFLLYSVFRSGVLGGDAVNAKALIFNVKGEDLLFLDHPNARLDDDTRAGYAKLGLAAGAFPDVRVYAPPRVGDSSGTPDVSSRLTGVDSFYWTLSEFCADRLLPYVFADADDERQQYTMVVHSVAAHLARYAQPADGGVSIDGVRLGSYADLVDHIVEQLNDDETRGEWAGSAVGLGTVNAFARRLIGSKKDLGRLIRGDLATRRPHSINTAESAQVTVVDLHNLPDRAQRFVVGVTLKSEFERKEKAGTAKPLLFVVLDELNKYAPREGSSPIKEVLLDIAERGRSLGVILIGAQQTASEVERRIVTNSAIRVVGRLDPAEASRPEYGFLPPAQRQRALLAKPGTMFVNQPDIPVPLCLEFPFPAWATRVSEAGRAPSETLRSITQAADPFAVVGSGGSDDDIPF, from the coding sequence ATGACCGACGACCTGCTCGACGGCCCGGGCGACGGGGTCGGCCGGGTGCTCGGCACCGCCGACGCCACCCCGCTCACCTTCTGGACGGCCGTCTCCCCCGGCAGCTACCTGCAGCTCGACGACGTGGTGGTCACCCGCCGCGAGCTGCCCGACCGCGAGCCGGTGACGATCGCCGGCGTGGTCACCCAGGTCCGCGCCCGGCACGAGGGGGCGCAGTTCGACTCCGACGTCTTCGCCATCGCCGACGGCACGCTGCCCGCCCAGGTGCAGGAGGCCGCCGAGGTCACCACCACCCGAGTGGACCCGGAGCTCTACGTGCCGCCCACCCCCGGCGCGGTCGTGCACCGGGCCGAGGGCGACGCCCGGGCCCGGGCGCTGCACTTCGACCGGATGGAGCGGCGCATCCCGATGGGCATGGGCCGCGACGGGGTGCCGGTCTACCTCAACGCCGACTTCCTCGACGGCACCCGGGGCGCGCACGTCTCCATCTCCGGCATCTCCGGGGTGGCCACCAAGACCAGCTTCGCCACCTTCCTGCTCTACTCGGTCTTCCGGTCCGGTGTGCTCGGCGGCGACGCGGTCAACGCCAAGGCGCTGATCTTCAACGTCAAGGGCGAGGACCTGCTCTTCCTCGACCACCCCAACGCCCGGCTCGACGACGACACCCGGGCCGGGTACGCGAAGCTCGGGCTGGCCGCCGGCGCCTTCCCCGACGTGCGGGTCTACGCGCCGCCCCGGGTCGGCGACTCGTCCGGCACGCCCGACGTGAGCAGCCGGCTCACCGGCGTGGACAGCTTCTACTGGACGCTGAGCGAGTTCTGCGCCGACCGCCTGCTGCCGTACGTCTTCGCCGACGCCGACGACGAGCGGCAGCAGTACACGATGGTGGTCCACTCGGTCGCCGCCCACCTGGCCCGGTACGCCCAGCCCGCCGACGGCGGGGTGAGCATCGACGGCGTCCGCCTCGGCTCGTACGCCGACCTGGTCGACCACATCGTCGAGCAGCTCAACGACGACGAGACCCGGGGCGAGTGGGCGGGCAGCGCGGTTGGCCTGGGCACCGTCAACGCGTTCGCCCGCCGGCTGATCGGCAGCAAGAAGGACCTCGGCCGGCTCATCCGCGGCGACCTGGCCACCCGCCGCCCGCACTCGATCAACACCGCCGAGAGCGCCCAGGTCACCGTGGTCGACCTGCACAACCTGCCGGACCGGGCGCAGCGCTTCGTGGTCGGCGTGACGCTCAAGAGCGAGTTCGAGCGCAAGGAGAAGGCCGGCACCGCGAAGCCGCTGCTCTTCGTCGTCCTCGACGAGCTCAACAAGTACGCTCCGCGCGAGGGCTCCTCCCCCATCAAGGAGGTGCTGCTGGACATCGCCGAGCGGGGCCGCTCGCTCGGCGTGATCCTCATCGGCGCGCAGCAGACCGCCAGCGAGGTGGAGCGGCGGATCGTCACCAACTCGGCGATCCGGGTGGTCGGCCGGCTCGACCCGGCCGAGGCGTCCCGCCCGGAGTACGGCTTCCTGCCGCCCGCCCAGCGGCAGCGGGCGCTGCTGGCCAAGCCGGGCACCATGTTCGTCAACCAGCCGGACATCCCCGTGCCGCTCTGCCTGGAGTTCCCCTTCCCGGCCTGGGCGACCCGGGTCTCCGAGGCCGGCCGGGCACCCTCGGAGACGCTGCGCTCGATCACCCAGGCGGCCGACCCGTTCGCGGTGGTCGGCTCCGGCGGCAGCGACGACGACATCCCGTTCTAG
- a CDS encoding ATP-dependent DNA ligase, producing the protein MDLPINPPVEPMLAKSVPQLPTAPGLTYEPKWDGFRCIIFRDGDEVELASRGGKTMTRYFPEVVEQARRQLPARCAVDGELIVIRRDGPDAQPRLDFELLAQRIHPAASRVKLLAETTPADFVAFDLLAIDDELLTARPYPERRARLEQALAKVQPPVHVTQVTTDPAAARRWFDVFEGAGLDGLIVKPADLPYEPGKRLMFKVKHARTADVVVAGFRWHKSGPVVGSLLLGLYDDAGVLHHIGVSSSFTAARRKELLAELEPYRDVAGDHPWVHGDHERGQRIPGGVSRWTGTRNLEWEPLRPELVAEVGYDAMEGDRLRHTAQFVRWRPDRDPHSCTYEQLERPIRYDVDQVLRGDPAATVGDRSGRA; encoded by the coding sequence GTGGACCTGCCGATCAATCCGCCGGTCGAGCCGATGCTGGCCAAGAGCGTGCCTCAACTGCCCACCGCCCCCGGTCTGACGTACGAGCCAAAATGGGACGGCTTCCGCTGCATCATCTTCCGCGACGGCGACGAGGTCGAGCTGGCCAGCCGGGGCGGCAAGACGATGACCCGCTACTTCCCGGAGGTGGTCGAGCAGGCGCGGCGCCAGCTCCCGGCCCGGTGCGCGGTCGACGGCGAGCTGATCGTGATCCGCCGTGACGGCCCCGACGCCCAGCCACGGCTCGACTTCGAGCTGCTCGCCCAGCGGATCCACCCAGCCGCCTCCCGGGTGAAGCTGCTCGCCGAGACCACCCCGGCCGACTTCGTCGCCTTCGACCTGCTCGCCATCGACGACGAGCTGCTGACCGCCCGGCCCTATCCCGAGCGGCGGGCCCGGCTGGAGCAGGCGCTGGCGAAGGTCCAACCGCCGGTGCACGTCACCCAGGTGACCACCGATCCGGCGGCCGCGCGCCGCTGGTTCGACGTGTTCGAGGGGGCGGGGCTGGACGGTCTCATCGTCAAGCCGGCCGACCTGCCGTACGAGCCGGGCAAGCGGCTGATGTTCAAGGTCAAGCACGCCCGCACCGCCGACGTGGTGGTGGCCGGTTTCCGCTGGCACAAGTCCGGCCCGGTGGTCGGCTCGCTGCTGCTCGGCCTCTACGACGACGCCGGCGTGCTGCACCACATCGGGGTCAGCTCGTCGTTCACCGCGGCCCGGCGCAAGGAGCTGCTGGCGGAGCTGGAGCCATACCGCGACGTGGCCGGCGACCACCCGTGGGTGCACGGCGACCACGAGCGGGGCCAGCGCATCCCCGGCGGGGTGAGCCGGTGGACCGGCACCCGCAACCTGGAGTGGGAGCCGCTGCGCCCCGAGCTGGTGGCCGAGGTCGGGTACGACGCGATGGAGGGCGATCGGCTGCGGCACACCGCCCAGTTCGTCCGGTGGCGCCCCGACCGCGATCCCCACTCCTGCACCTACGAGCAGTTGGAGCGCCCGATCCGCTACGACGTCGACCAGGTGCTGCGCGGGGACCCGGCGGCGACCGTCGGCGATCGGTCGGGCCGGGCGTAG
- a CDS encoding DUF1990 family protein — protein MSELTYPEVGATRDGRLPAGYHHLRHRVRLPDGSFPTAADAVLGWRLHRAAGVALRTDAPRADAGVRVTPGLGIGPLRIWGPTEVVWAVDEPDRAGFGYGTLPGHPEVGEEAFLVTRAGDGIWFEVTAFSRPARWYIRAAGPLARAVQHAYAWWLGRTLRRLCAGQ, from the coding sequence GTGTCCGAGCTGACGTACCCGGAGGTGGGGGCGACCCGCGACGGACGCCTGCCGGCCGGCTACCACCACCTGCGGCACCGGGTCCGGCTGCCGGACGGCAGCTTCCCCACGGCGGCGGACGCGGTGCTCGGCTGGCGGCTGCACCGGGCCGCCGGGGTGGCGCTGCGCACCGACGCGCCCCGCGCCGACGCGGGCGTCCGGGTCACCCCGGGGCTCGGCATCGGCCCGCTGCGGATCTGGGGCCCGACCGAGGTGGTCTGGGCGGTGGACGAGCCGGACCGGGCCGGTTTCGGCTACGGCACCCTGCCCGGGCACCCGGAGGTCGGCGAGGAGGCGTTCCTGGTCACCCGGGCGGGCGACGGGATCTGGTTCGAGGTGACCGCCTTCAGCCGCCCGGCCCGCTGGTACATCCGGGCCGCCGGTCCGCTGGCCCGCGCGGTCCAGCACGCGTACGCCTGGTGGCTCGGCCGCACCCTGCGCCGGCTCTGCGCGGGTCAGTAG
- a CDS encoding AAA family ATPase gives MRPMRLDMAGFTVFREETTVDFTDADFFALVGPTGSGKSTVLDAICFALYGTVPRWGGARGLANALAPSANEARVRLVFESAGDRYVATRVVRRDGRGTVKTANAGLQLMPAGFDVTKLDTGLSPEDLGEVVAGTPAEMEQAVLDAVGLPYEQFTSCVVLPQGQFADFLHAKPATRQQILVNLLGLGVYEAVQKRATERAGLAEAKLETVDRMLGGLTDVDDEALAGARQRVDRMRELAEAVAAAVPELDQARATVREVAAALAALDAELTVLAGVRPPDGIAELARAVVAAREAADEATATVGLAEEREEKLRGELAAAGDESALRLLLKAYADRDRLTGEVTAVRAAVDAAQAEHDAAGTALAEARAAAERAEAELEAAFRAHEEAKATDQAVALRTHLVAGAPCPVCEQEVSRVPAVPAGSAVARAVAAGKAARTASEAAKRLVQERDAAARELDRVLLRARAEHDQLRARLTELDEQLAGAAAPETLREGLAEHARLRRALDEAAGAVRAGRDAARRARGALDGAQERLRRAWRDFDTVRDGLARFGPPTADRDDVAAAWAALAGWAGEQAERRRADRAGLAASVGTAEAAAEAVEERIVALFAAAGLAAPADPPRDAAVAVERAEAELRLLEERRKQAAELREQRAGHEREARVARALAGHLRANNFERWLLAEALDLLVDGASRILRELSGGQYDLMHDKGEFFVVDHHDAGLRRGVRTLSGGETFQASLALALALSEQLAGMSTTAASLESIVLDEGFGTLDAATLDTVAATLENLAARGDRMVGVVTHVPALAERIPVRFEVRKDARTARVERTGR, from the coding sequence ATGCGACCGATGCGGCTGGACATGGCCGGCTTCACCGTCTTCCGCGAGGAGACCACCGTCGACTTCACCGACGCGGATTTCTTCGCGTTGGTCGGGCCGACCGGCTCCGGCAAGTCGACGGTGCTGGACGCGATCTGCTTCGCCCTCTACGGCACGGTGCCCCGGTGGGGCGGCGCCCGGGGCCTGGCCAACGCCCTCGCCCCGTCGGCGAACGAGGCCCGGGTCCGGCTGGTCTTCGAGTCCGCCGGCGACCGGTACGTGGCCACCCGGGTGGTCCGCCGGGACGGCCGGGGCACGGTGAAGACCGCAAACGCCGGGCTCCAGCTCATGCCGGCCGGGTTCGACGTCACCAAGCTCGACACCGGGCTCAGCCCGGAGGACCTCGGCGAGGTGGTCGCTGGCACCCCCGCCGAGATGGAGCAGGCGGTGCTGGACGCCGTCGGGCTGCCGTACGAGCAGTTCACCAGCTGCGTGGTGCTGCCGCAGGGACAGTTCGCCGACTTCCTGCACGCCAAGCCGGCCACCCGGCAGCAGATCCTGGTCAACCTGCTCGGTCTGGGCGTCTACGAGGCGGTGCAGAAAAGGGCCACCGAGCGTGCCGGGCTGGCCGAGGCGAAGCTGGAGACCGTCGACCGGATGCTCGGCGGCCTCACCGACGTCGACGACGAGGCGCTGGCCGGCGCCCGGCAGCGGGTCGACCGGATGCGCGAGCTGGCCGAGGCGGTCGCGGCGGCCGTACCGGAGCTGGACCAGGCCCGGGCGACGGTGCGGGAGGTGGCGGCGGCGCTCGCCGCGCTCGACGCCGAGCTGACCGTGCTGGCCGGGGTGCGGCCGCCGGACGGGATCGCGGAGCTGGCCCGGGCGGTGGTCGCGGCACGGGAGGCGGCCGACGAGGCCACCGCGACGGTCGGGCTGGCCGAGGAGCGGGAGGAGAAGCTGCGCGGCGAGCTGGCCGCCGCCGGCGACGAGAGCGCGCTGCGCCTGCTGCTCAAGGCGTACGCCGACCGGGATCGGCTGACCGGCGAGGTGACGGCGGTCCGCGCGGCGGTGGACGCCGCGCAGGCCGAGCACGACGCGGCGGGCACCGCCCTCGCCGAGGCGCGGGCCGCCGCCGAGCGGGCCGAGGCAGAGCTGGAGGCGGCGTTCCGGGCGCACGAGGAGGCGAAGGCCACCGACCAGGCGGTGGCGCTGCGGACGCACCTGGTCGCGGGCGCCCCCTGCCCGGTGTGCGAGCAGGAGGTGTCGCGGGTGCCGGCGGTGCCGGCCGGGTCGGCCGTGGCCCGGGCGGTCGCGGCCGGCAAGGCGGCCCGGACGGCCAGCGAGGCGGCCAAGCGGCTGGTGCAGGAGCGCGACGCCGCCGCCCGGGAGCTGGACCGGGTGCTGCTGCGGGCCCGCGCCGAGCACGACCAGTTGCGGGCCCGGCTGACCGAGCTGGACGAGCAGCTGGCCGGGGCCGCCGCGCCGGAGACGCTGCGGGAGGGCCTGGCCGAGCACGCCCGGCTGCGCCGCGCCCTGGACGAGGCCGCCGGCGCGGTGCGCGCCGGCCGGGACGCCGCCCGCCGGGCCCGGGGCGCGCTCGACGGCGCGCAGGAGCGCCTGCGCCGCGCCTGGCGGGACTTCGACACGGTCCGGGACGGGCTGGCCCGGTTCGGCCCGCCGACCGCCGACCGGGACGACGTGGCCGCCGCCTGGGCGGCCCTGGCCGGCTGGGCCGGCGAGCAGGCCGAGCGGCGCCGTGCCGACCGGGCCGGCCTGGCCGCCTCGGTCGGCACGGCCGAGGCGGCCGCCGAGGCGGTCGAGGAGCGGATCGTCGCACTCTTCGCCGCCGCCGGGTTGGCCGCGCCCGCCGACCCGCCACGGGACGCGGCGGTGGCCGTGGAGCGCGCCGAGGCGGAGCTGCGCCTGCTGGAGGAGCGCCGAAAGCAGGCCGCCGAGCTGCGCGAGCAGCGCGCCGGCCACGAGCGGGAGGCCCGGGTGGCCCGGGCTCTGGCCGGCCACCTGCGGGCCAACAACTTCGAGCGCTGGCTGCTGGCCGAAGCCCTGGACCTGCTGGTCGACGGCGCGTCGCGGATCCTGCGGGAACTCTCCGGCGGCCAGTATGACCTGATGCACGACAAGGGCGAGTTCTTCGTGGTCGACCACCACGACGCCGGGCTGCGGCGCGGGGTGCGGACGCTGTCCGGCGGGGAGACGTTCCAGGCGTCGCTGGCGCTGGCGCTGGCCCTGTCGGAGCAGCTGGCCGGGATGTCCACCACCGCGGCGAGCCTGGAGTCGATCGTCCTCGACGAGGGCTTCGGCACCCTCGACGCGGCCACCCTGGACACCGTGGCGGCCACCCTGGAAAATCTGGCCGCCCGGGGCGACCGGATGGTCGGCGTGGTCACCCACGTGCCGGCCCTGGCCGAGCGGATCCCGGTCCGCTTCGAGGTCCGCAAGGACGCCCGCACGGCACGCGTGGAACGGACCGGCCGGTGA
- a CDS encoding DNA-3-methyladenine glycosylase family protein, with the protein MTSPAARRTLRPPAGYRLGASVRALTFSAYDPCARIIDGGFWWATRTPAGPATLALRPAAGELVAEGYGPGADWVVEQADGVAGLRDDLTGFADLAAAHPVVARLAAQHRGLRMPATGQVFPRLLRAILEQKVTGKEAYRAYAAAVRHFREPAPGPLALLLPPAPAAVAASPYWVFHPFGVEQRRADTLRRAAAVAERLERCADAAEATRRLTAIPGVGPWTAAEVVRIAYGDPDAVSVGDYHIPNTVAWALAGEPRGDDARMLALLEPFRGHRGRVCLLLEAAGIQAPRYGPRATIRSFASY; encoded by the coding sequence GTGACCTCCCCCGCCGCCCGCCGGACGCTGCGCCCCCCGGCCGGCTACCGGCTCGGCGCGTCGGTCCGGGCGCTCACCTTCAGCGCGTACGACCCGTGCGCGCGGATCATCGACGGCGGCTTCTGGTGGGCCACCCGGACCCCGGCCGGGCCAGCCACCCTCGCGCTGCGCCCCGCCGCGGGCGAGCTGGTCGCCGAGGGGTACGGGCCGGGGGCCGACTGGGTGGTCGAGCAGGCCGACGGGGTGGCCGGGCTCCGCGACGATCTGACCGGTTTCGCCGACCTGGCCGCCGCCCACCCGGTGGTGGCCCGGCTGGCCGCCCAGCACCGCGGGCTGCGGATGCCGGCGACCGGGCAGGTCTTCCCCCGGCTGCTGCGAGCGATCCTCGAGCAGAAGGTCACCGGCAAGGAGGCGTACCGGGCGTACGCGGCGGCCGTCCGGCACTTCCGCGAGCCGGCCCCCGGGCCGCTGGCGCTGCTGCTGCCGCCCGCGCCGGCGGCGGTCGCGGCCAGCCCGTACTGGGTGTTCCACCCGTTCGGGGTGGAGCAACGGCGGGCCGACACGCTGCGCCGCGCGGCCGCCGTCGCGGAGCGGCTGGAACGCTGCGCCGACGCCGCCGAGGCCACCCGCCGGCTCACCGCGATCCCCGGGGTCGGCCCCTGGACCGCCGCCGAGGTGGTCCGGATCGCGTACGGCGACCCGGACGCGGTCAGCGTCGGCGACTACCACATCCCCAACACGGTGGCCTGGGCCCTCGCCGGGGAGCCGCGCGGCGACGACGCCCGGATGCTGGCCCTGCTGGAGCCGTTCCGGGGCCACCGGGGGCGGGTCTGCCTGCTGCTGGAGGCGGCCGGGATCCAGGCGCCCCGGTACGGTCCCCGGGCGACCATCCGCTCGTTCGCGAGCTACTGA
- a CDS encoding spermidine synthase, whose amino-acid sequence MGRRRGADRVVEQVDTGQAELVPDPDRPGSWTLVLDGAPQSHVDLTDPTHLEFEYVRRLAAALDLVAPAGAPLRVLHLGGGALTLPRYVTATRPGSVQRVSEVDGALVELVRRALPWPADPRLRVRVADARAALTSSRDASYDVVVADVFAGARTPAHLTSVEYAAEVARVLRPGGSYLANIADGPPLRHARAQVATVRTVLPRACLVGDAAVLRGRRYGNLVLVASRVEPPVPELARRAAGDWFPGRVLAGEELDRFAGGAPVVRDADATDSTPPPPGIFSVRR is encoded by the coding sequence ATGGGTCGCCGGCGCGGCGCCGACCGGGTGGTCGAGCAGGTCGACACCGGGCAGGCCGAGCTGGTGCCCGATCCGGACCGGCCGGGCTCGTGGACGCTGGTGCTGGACGGCGCACCACAGTCGCATGTGGACCTGACGGATCCGACCCACCTGGAGTTCGAGTACGTGCGGCGGCTGGCCGCCGCGCTCGACCTGGTCGCCCCGGCCGGCGCCCCGCTGCGGGTGCTGCACCTGGGCGGCGGCGCGCTGACCCTGCCCCGGTACGTCACGGCCACCCGGCCCGGCTCCGTGCAGCGGGTGTCGGAGGTGGACGGCGCGCTGGTGGAGCTGGTCCGCCGGGCGCTGCCCTGGCCCGCCGACCCCCGGCTGCGGGTGCGGGTGGCCGACGCCCGGGCCGCCCTGACGTCGAGCCGGGACGCCAGCTACGACGTGGTGGTGGCGGACGTCTTCGCCGGCGCCCGCACCCCCGCCCACCTGACCTCGGTGGAGTACGCCGCCGAGGTGGCCCGGGTGCTCCGCCCCGGCGGGTCCTACCTGGCGAACATCGCCGACGGCCCGCCGCTGCGGCACGCCCGCGCCCAGGTCGCCACGGTCCGGACGGTGCTCCCCCGGGCGTGCCTGGTCGGCGACGCGGCGGTGCTGCGGGGGCGGCGCTACGGCAACCTGGTGCTGGTCGCGTCCCGGGTCGAGCCGCCGGTGCCGGAGCTGGCCCGGCGGGCCGCCGGCGACTGGTTCCCCGGGCGGGTGCTGGCCGGCGAGGAGCTGGACCGGTTCGCCGGGGGCGCTCCGGTGGTGCGCGACGCGGACGCCACCGATTCCACCCCGCCGCCGCCCGGGATCTTCTCGGTACGTCGTTGA
- a CDS encoding GNAT family N-acetyltransferase: MTEVIFREAVRADLPAIIALLADDVLGKARDFTEVDDAYEKAFADIDADPRNHLIVADAGGELVGCMQITYIPGLGRHGAERSLIESVRVRSDLRGQGLGRQMMTWAIDRARERGCALVQLTTDKTRAEAHRFYLGLGFEASHEGMKLAL; this comes from the coding sequence ATGACCGAGGTGATCTTCCGGGAGGCGGTCCGCGCGGACCTGCCCGCCATCATCGCTCTGCTCGCCGACGACGTGCTGGGCAAGGCCCGCGACTTCACCGAGGTGGACGACGCGTACGAGAAGGCGTTCGCCGACATCGACGCCGACCCGCGCAACCACCTGATCGTCGCCGACGCCGGTGGCGAGCTGGTCGGCTGCATGCAGATCACGTACATCCCGGGGCTGGGCCGGCACGGCGCGGAACGGTCGCTGATCGAGTCGGTCCGGGTCCGCTCCGACCTGCGGGGCCAGGGGTTGGGCCGCCAGATGATGACCTGGGCGATCGACCGGGCTCGGGAGCGGGGCTGCGCGCTGGTGCAGCTCACCACCGACAAGACCCGCGCCGAGGCGCACCGCTTCTACCTCGGCCTCGGCTTCGAGGCCAGCCACGAGGGGATGAAGCTGGCGCTCTGA
- a CDS encoding alpha/beta hydrolase, with amino-acid sequence MITEGSHVTRFSDRIRRVRPTLAGFVAAVVLTAGCTLPAFAPRTESRGPAAPPGSAPAWRACPEVPDQLVGRGAAGMRYECARILVPRNWGNGAATGATAGPGTGETFEIALIRIRSDRQHDRIGSLVVNPGGPGASGVDTAVYLSFGPAFGGLPPTVTDRFDIVGFDPRGVDRSSPVKCISDANLDASFGYDPDPQSQAAFDGFVALNRRIGTGCGDKYGDQLPLYGTEQAARDMDAVRAAVGDDKLTYLGYSYGTLLGAVYAQLYPQRVRALVLDGAIDPQQKLIAGSESQARGFERAFDNFARWCAANAGRCPIAPDARAAVTSAIDKARVSPVRGKDGREATAGWVFYAIISSLYTEAGWQELARAIDSLQGGDPTGVFTLADAYAGRGDDGHYSNLFDANLAVNCADETEKPSREQIRQFQSQWRQKYPLFGPALAVGMLGCVEWPGARDPYPTGKAAGAPPIVVVGTTGDPATPYEQTPALASMLGVGRVLTWEGEGHTAYPQTACITAAVDAYLISLTVPREGLRCPLR; translated from the coding sequence ATGATCACGGAAGGCAGCCACGTGACCCGCTTCTCCGACCGGATCCGCCGGGTCCGGCCCACCCTGGCCGGGTTCGTCGCCGCGGTGGTGCTGACCGCCGGCTGCACGCTGCCGGCGTTCGCCCCGCGCACCGAGAGCCGGGGCCCGGCGGCACCCCCGGGCAGCGCCCCGGCCTGGCGCGCCTGCCCCGAGGTCCCCGACCAGCTGGTCGGCCGGGGCGCGGCGGGGATGCGCTACGAGTGCGCCCGGATCCTCGTACCTCGAAACTGGGGCAACGGCGCGGCCACCGGCGCGACCGCCGGGCCCGGCACCGGAGAGACCTTCGAGATCGCGCTGATCCGGATCCGCTCCGACCGGCAGCACGACCGCATCGGGTCGCTGGTGGTCAACCCGGGTGGGCCCGGGGCGTCCGGCGTGGACACCGCGGTCTACCTCTCCTTCGGCCCGGCGTTCGGCGGGCTGCCACCCACGGTGACGGACCGCTTCGACATCGTCGGGTTCGACCCCCGCGGGGTCGACCGGTCCAGCCCGGTCAAGTGCATCTCCGACGCCAACCTGGACGCCAGCTTCGGCTACGACCCCGATCCGCAGAGCCAGGCGGCCTTCGACGGGTTCGTCGCGCTGAACCGGCGGATCGGCACGGGCTGCGGCGACAAGTACGGCGACCAGCTCCCGCTCTACGGCACCGAGCAGGCCGCCCGGGACATGGACGCGGTACGCGCGGCGGTCGGCGACGACAAGCTCACCTACCTCGGCTACTCCTACGGCACCCTGCTCGGGGCGGTGTACGCGCAGCTCTACCCGCAGCGGGTGCGGGCGCTGGTGCTCGACGGCGCGATCGACCCGCAGCAGAAGCTGATCGCCGGGTCGGAGAGCCAGGCCAGGGGCTTCGAGCGGGCCTTCGACAACTTCGCCCGCTGGTGCGCGGCCAACGCCGGCCGCTGCCCGATCGCCCCGGACGCCCGGGCGGCGGTCACCTCCGCCATCGACAAGGCGAGGGTCTCCCCGGTACGCGGCAAGGACGGCCGGGAGGCCACCGCCGGCTGGGTGTTCTACGCGATCATCTCGTCCCTCTACACCGAGGCGGGCTGGCAGGAGCTGGCCCGGGCGATCGACTCGCTGCAGGGCGGCGACCCGACCGGCGTGTTCACGCTCGCCGACGCGTACGCGGGCCGCGGGGACGACGGGCACTACTCGAACCTGTTCGACGCCAACCTGGCGGTGAACTGCGCGGACGAGACCGAGAAGCCCAGCCGGGAGCAGATCCGGCAGTTCCAGTCGCAGTGGCGGCAGAAGTACCCGCTCTTCGGCCCGGCCCTCGCGGTGGGCATGCTCGGCTGCGTGGAGTGGCCCGGCGCGCGGGACCCGTACCCGACCGGCAAGGCAGCCGGGGCGCCGCCGATCGTGGTGGTCGGCACTACCGGCGACCCGGCCACGCCGTACGAGCAGACCCCCGCGCTCGCCTCGATGCTGGGCGTCGGCCGGGTGCTCACCTGGGAGGGCGAGGGGCACACCGCCTACCCGCAGACCGCCTGCATCACCGCCGCCGTCGACGCGTACCTGATCTCGCTGACCGTGCCCCGGGAGGGGCTGCGCTGCCCGCTCCGCTGA
- a CDS encoding exonuclease SbcCD subunit D: MKILHTSDWHVGKVLKGQSRADEHKRVLAQVIEIADAERPDLVIVAGDLYDNAAPTPEATRLVTRALTALRRTGADVVAIGGNHDNGAALDALRPWAEAAGITLRGSVRDSPAEHVIDGVTAGGERWQLAALPFLSQRYAVRAVEMYELTAAEANQTYADHLGRVLARLAEGFTEPDRVHLVTAHLTVVGASTGGGERDAHTVLGYAVPATVFPGNAHYVALGHLHRSQRVIGPCPIRYSGSPIAVDFGEQENICSVTLVEVTATTAARIREVPVPGATPLRTVRGTLAQLAELDPPDGWLRVYVREQPRAGLREEVQELLPRALEIRIDPELVPAPGSATRTAQRAGRSPRELFADYLGSRGHTDEGVQELFEELLEEVDR, from the coding sequence GTGAAGATCCTGCACACCTCCGACTGGCACGTCGGCAAGGTCCTCAAGGGGCAGTCGCGCGCCGACGAGCACAAGCGGGTGCTCGCCCAGGTGATCGAGATCGCCGACGCCGAGCGTCCCGACCTGGTCATCGTGGCCGGCGACCTGTACGACAACGCCGCGCCCACCCCGGAGGCGACCCGGCTGGTCACCCGGGCGCTGACCGCGCTGCGGCGCACCGGGGCGGACGTGGTGGCGATCGGCGGCAACCACGACAACGGGGCAGCCCTCGACGCGCTGCGCCCGTGGGCCGAGGCGGCCGGCATCACCCTGCGCGGCAGCGTCCGCGACAGTCCGGCCGAGCACGTCATCGACGGGGTCACCGCCGGCGGCGAGCGCTGGCAGCTCGCCGCGCTGCCCTTCCTCTCCCAGCGGTACGCCGTCCGAGCCGTGGAGATGTACGAGCTGACCGCCGCCGAGGCCAACCAGACGTACGCCGACCACCTCGGGCGGGTCCTCGCCCGGCTGGCCGAGGGCTTCACCGAGCCCGACCGGGTGCACCTGGTCACCGCGCACCTGACGGTCGTCGGGGCGAGCACCGGCGGCGGCGAGCGCGACGCGCACACCGTCCTCGGGTACGCGGTCCCGGCCACCGTCTTCCCCGGCAACGCGCACTACGTGGCGCTGGGCCACCTGCACCGCTCGCAGCGGGTCATCGGCCCGTGCCCGATCCGCTACAGCGGCAGCCCGATCGCGGTCGACTTCGGCGAGCAGGAGAACATCTGCTCGGTGACCCTGGTCGAGGTGACCGCGACGACGGCCGCCCGGATCCGGGAGGTGCCGGTGCCCGGGGCCACCCCGCTGCGCACGGTCCGGGGCACCCTCGCCCAGCTCGCGGAGCTCGACCCGCCGGACGGCTGGCTGCGGGTGTACGTCCGCGAGCAGCCCCGGGCCGGGCTACGCGAGGAGGTGCAGGAGCTGCTGCCCCGCGCCCTGGAGATCCGGATCGACCCGGAGCTGGTGCCCGCGCCCGGCAGCGCCACCCGCACCGCCCAGCGCGCCGGCCGCTCGCCCCGCGAGCTGTTCGCCGACTACCTGGGCAGCCGGGGCCACACCGACGAGGGCGTCCAGGAGCTCTTCGAGGAGCTGCTCGAGGAGGTCGATCGCTGA